The following are encoded together in the Ranitomeya imitator isolate aRanImi1 chromosome 4, aRanImi1.pri, whole genome shotgun sequence genome:
- the LOC138673880 gene encoding histone H3: MARTKQTARKSTGGKAPRKQLATKAARKSAPATGGVKKPHRYRPGTVALREIRRYQKSTELLIRKLPFQRLVREIAQDFKTDLRFQSSAVMALQEASEAYLVGLFEDTNLCAIHAKRVTIMPKDIQLARRIRGERA, from the coding sequence ATGGCCAGAACTAAGCAGACCGCCCGTAAATCCACCGGAGGGAAAGCTCCCCGCAAGCAGTTGGCCACTAAGgccgccaggaagagcgctccTGCCACTGGTGGAGTGAAGAAGCCGCACCGCTACCGTCCAGGAACAGTCGCTCTCCGGGAGATCCGCCGTTACCAGAAGTCCACCGAGCTGCTGATCCGTAAGCTTCCGTTCCAGCGCCTGGTGAGGGAGATCGCCCAGGACTTCAAGACTGATCTGCGCTTCCAGAGCTCGGCAGTCATGGCCCTGCAGGAGGCCAGCGAGGCTTATCTGGTGGGACTGTTCGAGGACACCAACCTGTGCGCCATCCATGCCAAGAGGGTCACTATCATGCCCAAAGACATCCAGCTGGCCCGCAGGATTCGTGGGGAGAGAGCTTAG
- the LOC138673881 gene encoding histone H2A.J, translating to MSGRGKQGGKVRAKAKTRSSRAGLQFPVGRVHRLLRKGNYAERVGAGAPVYLAAVLEYLTAEILELAGNAARDNKKTRIIPRHLQLAVRNDEELNRLLGGVTIAQGGVLPNIQAVLLPKKTESSKVSSKSGKSK from the coding sequence ATGTCTGGACGCGGCAAACAAGGAGGAAAGGTCCGTGCTAAAGCCAAGACCCGCTCATCCCGGGCAGGACTGCAGTTCCCGGTTGGTCGTGTGCACAGACTTCTCCGCAAGGGTAACTATGCTGAGAGGGTGGGCGCCGGTGCTCCGGTCTATCTGGCTgctgtgctggagtatctgaccGCTGAGATCCTGGAATTAGCCGGCAATGCCGCCCGGGACAACAAGAAGACCCGCATCATCCCCCGACACCTGCAGCTGGCCGTGCGCAATGACGAAgagctgaacaggctgctgggtgGGGTGACCATCGCCCAGGGGGGCGTCCTGCCCAACATCCAGGCCGTGCTGCTGCCCAAGAAGACCGAGAGCAGCAAGGTGAGCAGCAAGTCAGGCAAGAGCAAGTGA
- the LOC138673882 gene encoding histone H2B yields MPDPAKSAPAAKKGSKKAVTKTQKKDGKKRRKTRKESYAIYVYKVLKQVHPDTGISSKAMGIMNSFVNDIFERIAGEASRLAHYNKRSTITSREIQTAVRLLLPGELAKHAVSEGTKAVTKYTSAK; encoded by the coding sequence ATGCCTGATCCTGCCAAGTCTGCACCAGCAGCcaagaagggctccaagaaagcTGTGACCAAGACTCAGAAGAAGGATGGTAAGAAGCGGAGGAAGACCAGGAAGGAGAGCTATGCCATCTATGTGTACAAGGTGCTGAAGCAGGTCCACCCTGACACCGGCATCTCCTCCAAGGCCATGGGCATCATGAActcctttgtcaatgacatctttgagcgcatcgcaggggaagcctcccgcctggctcactacaacaagcgctccaccatcacctcccggGAGATCCAGACCGCTGTGCGCCTGCTGCTGCCCGGAGAGCTGGCCAAGCACGCCGTGTCTGAGGGCACCAAGGCTGTCACCAAGTACACCAGCGCCAAGTGA
- the LOC138673885 gene encoding histone H3, which yields MARTKQTARKSTGGKAPRKQLATKAARKSAPATGGVKKPHRYRPGTVALREIRRYQKSTELLIRKLPFQRLVREIAQDFKTDLRFQSSAVMALQEASEAYLVGLFEDTNLCAIHAKRVTIMPKDIQLARRIRGERA from the coding sequence ATGGCCAGAACTAAGCAGACCGCCCGTAAATCCACCGGAGGGAAAGCTCCCCGCAAGCAGCTGGCCACTAAGGCTGCCAGGAAGAGCGCTCCTGCCACTGGTGGAGTGAAGAAACCACACCGCTACCGGCCAGGAACAGTCGCTCTCCGGGAGATCCGCCGTTACCAGAAGTCCACCGAGCTGCTGATCCGTAAGCTTCCCTTCCAGCGCCTGGTGAGGGAGATCGCCCAGGACTTCAAGACCGATCTGCGCTTCCAGAGCTCGGCAGTCATGGCCCTGCAGGAGGCCAGCGAGGCTTATCTGGTGGGACTGTTCGAGGACACCAACCTGTGCGCCATCCATGCCAAGAGGGTCACTATCATGCCCAAAGACATCCAGCTGGCCCGCAGGATTCGTGGGGAGAGAGCTTAG
- the LOC138673883 gene encoding histone H2A.J-like: MSGRGKQGGKARAKAKTRSSRAGLQFPVGRVHRLLRKGNYAERVGAGAPVYLAAVLEYLTAEILELAGNAARDNKKTRIIPRHLQLAVRNDEELNRLMGGVTIAQGGVLPNIQAVLLPKKTESSKVSSKSSKSK; encoded by the coding sequence ATGTCTGGACGCGGCAAACAAGGAGGGAAGGCCCGTGCTAAAGCCAAGACCCGCTCATCCCGGGCAGGACTGCAGTTCCCGGTTGGTCGTGTGCACAGACTTCTCCGCAAGGGTAACTATGCTGAGAGGGTGGGCGCCGGTGCTCCGGTCTATCTGGCTgctgtgctggagtatctgaccGCTGAGATCCTGGAATTAGCCGGCAATGCCGCCCGGGACAACAAGAAGACCCGCATCATCCCTCGACACCTGCAGCTGGCCGTGCGCAATGACGAGGAGCTGAACAGGCTGATGGGTGGGGTGACCATCGCCCAGGGGGGCGTCCTGCCCAACATCCAGGCCGTGCTGCTGCCCAAGAAGACCGAGAGCAGCAAGGTGAGCAGCAAGTCCAGCAAGAGCAAGTGA
- the LOC138673884 gene encoding histone H2B, translating into MPDPAKSAPAAKKGSKKAVTKTQKKDGKKRRKTRKESYAIYVYKVLKQVHPDTGISSKAMGIMNSFVNDIFERIAGEASRLAHYNKRSTITSREIQTAVRLLLPGELAKHAVSEGTKAVTKYTSAK; encoded by the coding sequence ATGCCTGATCCTGCCAAGTCTGCACCAGCAGCcaagaagggctccaagaaagcTGTGACCAAGACTCAGAAGAAGGATGGTAAGAAGCGAAGGAAGACCAGGAAGGAGAGCTATGCCATCTATGTGTACAAGGTGCTGAAGCAGGTCCACCCTGACACAGGCATCTCCTCCAAGGCCATGGGCATCATGAActcctttgtcaatgacatctttgagcgcatcgcaggggaagcctcccgcctggctcactacaacaagcgctccaccatcacctcccggGAGATCCAGACCGCTGTGCGCCTGCTGCTGCCCGGAGAGCTGGCCAAGCACGCCGTGTCTGAGGGCACCAAGGCCGTCACCAAGTACACCAGCGCCAAGTGA
- the LOC138673886 gene encoding histone H4: MSGRGKGGKGLGKGGAKRHRKVLRDNIQGITKPAIRRLARRGGVKRISGLIYEETRGVLKVFLENVIRDAVTYTEHAKRKTVTAMDVVYALKRQGRTLYGFGG, translated from the coding sequence atgtctggtcgcggcaaaggaggGAAAGGTCTGGGGAAGGGCGGTGCCAAGCGGCACAGGAAGGTTCTCCGCgataacatccagggcatcaccaagcctgccatccgccgtctCGCTCGCAGGggaggcgtcaagcgcatctcTGGCCTCATTTACGAGGAGACTCGCGGTGTCTTGAAAGTTTTCCTGGAAAATgtgatccgtgacgccgtcacctacaccgagcacgccaagaggaagaccgtcaccgccatggacgtggtgtacgcgctgaagcgccagggccgcactctctacggcttcggaggttaa